The Lolium rigidum isolate FL_2022 chromosome 2, APGP_CSIRO_Lrig_0.1, whole genome shotgun sequence genomic interval AATGGAATGATGTACACTACTTTGGACGTTGCACAGATGAAATATCGACTTAAAAAACAAATTTGACTTCCTTTTCTGTAAGAATACAAAACCAAGATACACTCATATTCACACGTTCTCCCACAAGGAAATTTACATGTCAAGCTTCCTCATGTACAAAATTCCTGTTGCCTAGATCTCGGGTTTCTACTCAAAAATGGTTACTACCAACCAAGTATGGCTGTCTAATGTCTATGTATCAAAAAACACGATGTACACTAGTTTGCTACAAGACCTAAGGATGGTTTGGTATCCACAACTACACCAATTCTCTGGTCGGGCAATCCCAGATGTTAGTACACAAGATCGACCTAGAAAATTCACTGGACCGCAATGAGTCCTtcacttctatgatcaagcatTCATTGCAGGAAGCTCTTGTTCAGGAAACATAATTGTTTTGAGAAACTCATAGGATGTAAAAAATAGCGCCCCTTGCGATACATACATAACCAACCTTGGAGTTAAGCCCCTGGAAACAAAGTTTTGAGTGATAATTTGCATGCTTCCTCTAATAATTAGTCTGACATGGAACGAATGCGAAATTACAAATTTATATCCATTAACATGGTAAGTTTGTACCTGTAAAGACCCCGCAATCCTTCTTCTTGAAAAATTTGAGTAAGTGCATGACGAACCCCTTCATACTTCCTAACAGGGCTGAGTGCCTAAtgaacatgaaaatatatttagaATTAGTTTTGCAGCAACCATTAGTTTGATTTTGAATTACTGAAGGTAAACAAGCGttcaaaactgaaagagaaaACAGACCAAAGTGTGATTCTTTTTCCATCTTAACGAGTTTTTAACTAGATAAAAAACAGAAAAGTAAGTCAACTCCAAAACTGTTGGCACGCAACCTCAAGGCTAATGAAACAGTCCACTTTCAACCTCTGGTTGTTATACAGATGGTTTTGGGTGATGTACAGGCCATGTGGCCACAACTTCACTGCCATGTCAATGACTTCCCTTTTTATGCATTTCTAACAAATTTTCATCCATTTATAGCAATTGCTTTGTCAGAAGAAAAATCCGAGAAAGATGAAGTTTGCTCTTGATTGTTTGTTCATGTAGTGTGTTAGTTCATGGAGTGAGACGGAGGTCATGCGGCATCCTTGCGACCCAGAAGCACTAACGGAGCCACCGGAGAGTGAAAAGTGGTCTGctcaatctttactattatattgcagttggtcgtacgtcgtacaacgcgtttggtgaaggagattgagATCATCCTATCCATCCAATTATTTTGAACATCTCCGCTTTAATATTCACCGTCAGATCAAAGCAAGTCATTGCTTTCCTTTCTTTACTACACAGCTCGCTAATTGCCGGATTAAAACGTATCACGGCTTTCCTAAACCGTTATTACTATTCtataaaattattatttctttccttcttttctcATATCTCTACTCTCTACTTACTTAAAAAACACGATAGCTTTCCGTCGTCAGACCGTCGGTTCCTTGGTTTCATCAAGCCCGTCGAAGCGGCACCTTGCCCTTCGTCAACTCCGTCGAAACCACGCATCAAAATCGTAAAGGTCCATGGAAACCGCCTACGCGATCCTCGCGTCTCGCTCgaaacaagctggacctgcacaaaCACATCCACTCCTACAGACCACCGTACCTACCACCCCCTCGAGCTCCCTCCCTACCCCCGCCTCCGTCTCCGGTCACCAGAACCAACCTGCCCTGCCCTGTCTCCCATGGATCCGGAGCTACACCCCGCGTTGGGGCCCCGTTCACCAGTGTGCTCGCCCCTACTCACCGGCGCTCCCATCCCGGCCGTGGTCCCTGCTTGCCGGCGCGCTCCGCCACAGGCCGTCCCTGGTCGCCGGCGAGCTCGGCCCCGATTCGTCGCTCGTCGGCCTACTCCGCCCAGACTATTCTCTTGACGGCTGTTGTGCGCGAGCGGCGGCAGCAGGAGGGGACCAGGGCATGCTTTTCGATAGGGATCTACCTCCTCAAGCCGAGCGGCGAGCGCAGCAAGGGATCTCGACAAGGCCTGGCACGCTACCGTTGTGGACTACTGGGTTGCCAAGCCGCCGAGCCGCAGATGCATAAGTGGAGCTCGACAAGGCCTCACGCGCTCTCGGTATGGACGCTAGAGCCTGGTGTGTTCCCCGTCTGCTTCCTCAATCCTCAACTCTTCTATATCCAATTTCAGGCTCATCTCATCCTCAACTCTCGGTATGGACGCCCGAGCCTGGTGTGTTCCCGTTTGATCGCTCATCTCATCGAGTTTTATgtactatgttttttttttggcccAGTTGAGTAGTACTATAATTGGCTTCTttttggtttccaatttttttttggCCCTTCACATGACACATCTATCCATGGGGAGATTATCTTGCTGTTAATTCGGAATTGACATCTATCATGGCATAACGACTGAAGTCACTGAACCATAGTATAAAATAAAACCAATAAAAATAGTTTTTTCATTTGTTTATTCGTAATTCTTGAAGTGTACCAGTTTACACAATTACTATCGTTTACTGAAAATATGTTGTATGGGCCAATCAGTCAGTGATGCATATACTTCCCGCGAGTTAAAGATTCAGCTGACACCTGTTGATGGAACAAAATAATATGTATTTGTCGGCATGGTTTTTAAGGTGCACACCTTAGGCAATGTGTGGGCGCTAAGGCGCCCTGGCAACGCTTTTGAAATTTGCTCGCCTTTGGCGATTAGCCGTCCGCCTACGACGCTTAGGCGAAAAATGGGGGGGTAGAACGCCTTAGGAGGCCTTACCGCCTTAAAAAACATGATTCGTCTATCATTGTTCTTGGTAATTGAGTCTTAAACATGACCATACTTCATGATGTAGCAAGTGGAAGCAAGTTGAGCATCATTCCTTCAACAAAATTCCACAAGCATCTGATGGTTCTGGTAAAAtattcaaggtcaagatcaagtgCATTTTTAAGTTGGATGGTTCTGGCATTCAGTTTTACAGGACATTTTCATGTGTTGTACTTTtggacccaacatgttgtttctaTTATATGCAGATGGTGTATCAAGTTTTAAAAAGTCAGGTTCCCCTGGTTAGGTATATATTGTTCATGTTATTAATTTTTCTTTTAAGGATCAGAAGATTACTCTTGATTATGATTTTGTTATCTGAGCTTAACTGGTTCAGCCAGAACATACAAAGAGGGAGTACTAAAGAACAGATTATCAGAATAGTGGATTTGATATAATGGAAGTTTCCTCTCCTATTTTTTCCACACCTAAGTTTCGGTGGCGACTACTCTTCTCTCTGCAGCCGGTACTCATCTACAGGATTAGTAGAGATAATTTCAAAGGTATGCAAATATAGATGGATTTCCTAGACTCTGAATGATATTTGCTTTCTATTGGCTAATTTACAAGGTAtgcaaatatagagatatgaagttctaTGTAGGTTCTCCATCCTGGACTTTCGAATTGCAACAAATTTACCATTTCACCACTTCAGGTCTCTGTTTTCAAAACACGTAAGATCATGCTATCAGGTATCCACCTAAATAAAATAGGTTCTCTACATAGTTGCGCGTTTTGCTGATAGGACAAAAGCTAATCTACTTATAGTAAAGACTGTCCCATAGCCAtacaatttttttaaattatgacttgatattaaatatgcatgaaaGGTGATGTGTATTTGGTATTGCCTTTGTGTCCAGATCCAGCTAGACAGAAAATTGCTGAGTTTATGACTGATGGGTCAGGTTGCATAACTACTGTTTGGAACACATACGTCTGCATTCAGTAATCTCCCGCACTATTAGCTCAATTCACCTCCTTTGATttattcttcttatttttttataTTGCTCTATGGAAGAATAAAGGGGTCCTCTAGATTTTGGGTGTTCCATTCACCGCATTATATATCAGCTGCCAATGAATAAAAAAAGGGACAATTAGTTTGGTTTAGTTCATTTCCTTGAGTGGCAGGAGATGCAAATCAAGCAAGTTACAAACTGCAAAGTTTGCTTCTTTTGCTCACTGCTGTTGTACTATAATTAGATACAAGTTCTTGTGTATATGAGAGTGTGTATTTGAGGAATTCTCATGTAGATAAAAATCGATGGAACCTTGAAAATGATCACAAAGAACGTGCAACGACATTATTTGGGATAGGTGACATTACACAGTTTGAAGTTGGAGAATTTGTGAGGACGTACATATGCTAAAGTTTCTTTGTGTG includes:
- the LOC124692439 gene encoding uncharacterized protein LOC124692439, with product MHKWSSTRPHALSAHLILNSRKWKQVEHHSFNKIPQASDGSGKIFKMVYQVLKSQVPLVRYILFMLLIFLLRIRRLLLIMILLSELNWFSQNIQRGSTKEQIIRIVDLI